A genome region from Glycine max cultivar Williams 82 chromosome 5, Glycine_max_v4.0, whole genome shotgun sequence includes the following:
- the LOC100797816 gene encoding monoacylglycerol lipase ABHD6, whose product MAAGCISFTATRDRCFRFSFSNAGLKSVTTDLGDGTIMHCWAPKAHKDSKPNLLLIHGFGANAMWQWNDFLSPLTRRFNVYVPDLLFFGDSHTTRPDRSEAFQAQCVAALLQAHGLQRTSVVGISYGGFVAYSLAAQFPERVEKVVLCCAGVCLEDKDLDEGMFQVKTVDEAADILLPQTPEKLRQLVQLAFAKPVKTMPTCFLNDYINVMCTDNRQERKELIETLHKDRKLSNLPKITQPTLIIWGEKDLVFPMELAHRLQRHLGENAQLVVIKNAGHALNVEKPKEMYKNLKSFLIDPATPTPTAQKNHSNGS is encoded by the exons ATGGCGGCGGGGTGCATCAGCTTCACTGCCACGCGCGACCGCTGCTTTCGCTTCTCCTTCTCCAACGCGGGCCTCAAATCCGTGACGACGGACCTCGGCGATGGCACCATCATGCACTGCTGGGCCCCCAAGGCCCACAAGGACTCCAAGCCCAACCTCCTCCTCATCCACGGCTTCGGGGCCAACGCAATGTGGCAGTGGAACGACTTCCTCTCGCCCCTCACGCGCCGCTTCAACGTCTACGTCCCGGACCTCCTCTTCTTCGGAGACTCCCACACGACCCGCCCCGACCGCTCTGAAGCCTTCCAGGCCCAGTGCGTCGCGGCCCTCCTCCAGGCCCACGGACTCCAGAGAACCAGCGTTGTGGGTATAAGCTACGGCGGCTTCGTGGCGTACAGTCTCGCGGCGCAGTTCCCGGAGCGCGTGGAGAAGGTGGTGCTATGCTGCGCCGGGGTGTGCTTGGAAGATAAAGACTTGGACGAAGGGATGTTCCAGGTGAAGACTGTGGATGAGGCTGCGGATATTTTGCTGCCGCAGACGCCGGAAAAGTTGAGGCAGCTCGTGCAGCTCGCGTTTGCCAAGCCTGTCAAAACCATGCCCACTTGCTTTCTCAATGATTACATTAAC GTGATGTGTACTGATAACCGCCAAGAGAGGAAAGAACTAATCGAAACATTACATAAGGATAGAAAATTATCTAATCTTCCTAAGATAACCCAG CCTACGTTAATAATCTGGGGAGAAAAGGACCTGGTCTTCCCTATGGAATTAGCTCATAGGCTACAAAG ACATTTGGGAGAGAACGCTCAACTAGTGGTCATTAAGAATGCAGGGCATGCTCTCAATGTAGAGAAGCCCAAGGAGATGTACAAGAATTTAAAATCCTTCCTCATTGATCCCGCTACTCCAACTCCAACTGCGCAAAAAAACCACAGTAACGGTAGCTAA